In bacterium, the genomic window AAACCGCATCGTTCTGTGGTCCGCGAATTGCGATGACGTATGGGCGGGTGTCCACACCCGCCCGTTTATTTCTAAGGCAGCCCTCACCCTCATTCCCGTCGGCGCGCCGCTCCCACGGGGAGAGGGGGACCGTGGGCTACCGCTTCCACGTTCGTTACCCTTACCCTCACCCCTACCCTCTCCCTAAAAGGGAGAGGGGATAGCTGCACCCTCCTCCCCGGGTCGGTTAGTAGTAGAAGTTGCGCGCCAGGTCCAGAAAATCCTGGTCCAGCTTCTTCGTCACGCTCACCGCGTCGGTTATCTCCACCGGGACGATGGCGTTGCCGGCCAGGGCGACCATGTAGCCGAATTTCTTGGCGGCGATCAGGTCCACCGCGGCCGCGCCGAAGCGGGTGCCCAGGATGCGGTCGTAGGCGCAGGGGGTGCCGCCGCGCTGGAGGTGCGAGAGGACCACGTGGCGGGTCAGGTCCCCCGCCTTGCGGCCGAACTCGGGCGCCAGCGCCTGCCCCACCGCCTTGGAGAGCTCGAACCCGATTCCGCCCAGGTAAACGTGGCCGAACTCGTCCTTGGGCAGGTCCTTCTGGTACACCTCGCGCCCCTGCCACTCGGCCCCCTCGGCCACCACCACCACGGCGTAGCGGTACCCCGCCTCCCACCGGCGCCGGAGGCTCCACAGGACCTCGTCCAGGCTGAAGGACCCCTCGGGGGTGAGGATGTAGTCCGCCCCGCCGGCGGCTCCGCCATAGCCGGCGATCCACCCCGCGTGCCGGCCCATGGCCTCGACGATGAAAATCCGCTCGTGGCTCTTGGCCGTGGTCCGCAGGTCGTCCAGGGCGCACATCACCCGCTCGATGGCGGTCCAGAAGCCGAAGGTGAAGTCGGTGCCGGAGAGGTCGTTGTCAATGGTCTTCGGCGCGCCGACCATGGGCAGCCCGCGGTCGGAGAACTGGCGCGCAACTCCCAGGGTGTCGTCGCCTCCCACCGCCAGAAGGGCGCCCAGCCCCAGCTCGCCAAAATTCCGCTCGCAGGCCGGGACCTCCTCCTGGGCATTCTTGCCGAAGGGATTGGTGCGGCTGGAGCCCAGAATCGTCCCGCCGAGGGGCAGAATCTCCTCCACCTCGGCGAGGCCCAGGGGGACCGTGTCGCCGTGGACCAGCCCCAGCCACCCTTTTCGTATCCCCAGGAACTCGTAGTCGTGAACGGTCACGCCGCGGCGCACGGCGGCCCGGATGACGGCGTTCAGGCCGGGGCAGTCGCCCCCGCCGGTGAGGATGCCGACGCGCATCTTGTCCAAATTCACACCCCCGGTTGCGGGTCAATGCCCTCGGGCGGGTACAAGGATACCGGGGCCTCCCCGGGGCGTCAAGGCCCTAGCCCCGGGCGGCCTCGCGGAAGTACTCGGCGTAGAGTCCGGCGATGACGGGCAGGCTGAACAGACGGGCCCTCTCCAGCCCCCGACCCGCCAGGTCGTCGCGCAGGTCGGGCTCCGATTCGAGCCTCTGGATCAGCTCCGCCAGCTCGGTGTATTTACCCGGCGTGAAGTACAGCCCGGCGTCCCCCACCACCTCGGGGATGCCTCCCGTCGGCGTGGTGATGACCGGCTTGCCGCACGCCATGGCCTCCAGGGCCGCCATCCCGAACTGCTCCTGCCAG contains:
- a CDS encoding ATP-dependent 6-phosphofructokinase, whose translation is MRVGILTGGGDCPGLNAVIRAAVRRGVTVHDYEFLGIRKGWLGLVHGDTVPLGLAEVEEILPLGGTILGSSRTNPFGKNAQEEVPACERNFGELGLGALLAVGGDDTLGVARQFSDRGLPMVGAPKTIDNDLSGTDFTFGFWTAIERVMCALDDLRTTAKSHERIFIVEAMGRHAGWIAGYGGAAGGADYILTPEGSFSLDEVLWSLRRRWEAGYRYAVVVVAEGAEWQGREVYQKDLPKDEFGHVYLGGIGFELSKAVGQALAPEFGRKAGDLTRHVVLSHLQRGGTPCAYDRILGTRFGAAAVDLIAAKKFGYMVALAGNAIVPVEITDAVSVTKKLDQDFLDLARNFYY